The DNA sequence GCCGAGCGCCTGGATTCCGGCTTTCGCCGGAATGACGACAAGAACCGGCTGGCTATACGGAATCGTGAAGTGCTCTAGTGCGGCCAATCCAACAATAACGACGCAGAGAAAAGCCCTCTTCAGCATGATATCCCCTCAAAAAATGACAAAATCAACGACTTGCACACGCCTTATCAGCCGGCTGAGTCTGAACGAATCACCGGCCGGAGAACCCCCTAAGCAGCCTTATCAACGGTCAGGGAGATACGGGCGCCGAGATGGCCTAACACTGCCTCTATAGTGCTGGCCTTTGTGGCATGATCCGGGTTCAGCATCCGTCGCACCTCGTTCTCAGCAATGTTCAGGTCACGGGCGAGGCGGCGTTGCGAGATGTTGGCCTGGCGATAGGCTTCGTAGAGGGCTGCTTTCAGAGCGATCTGCAACGGCGGGATGACTAACGGTCGCCGCTTACTGGCACGCGACGGTATGGGTAAGGGTCGGCCCTCGCGGATCGTCGTCGTGATCAATTCCCGCAACAAGTCCTTCGCCTCGGCCAGCGCTTCGTCGCGAGTTGCTCCATCAGTCGCTCCCCACCCGAAGTCTGGAAACGTGACGACAAACCGACCGTCCTCGTCCCGTTCGATCACCGCAGGATAGTTGAAAGTGTGTGGCATTGGTCGCCGCTGTTCATCCTCACGCTGCCAGCGTCTTACCGCCTGGCCTAAAGGAATTCGTTTTTGGGAATGCCAAGGTCTGCGAGCATCTTGTTGAGCGGACCCTTCCCGATTTCTTTTCGTCGATCCTTAACTGTCGTTTTTCGATTGCCCACATAGAGCGTTCCATGCGAGCCCGCCCCTTCTGAGGCGATGAATCTTGTCTTGAGGTCCTTAGCTCTGGCCCACCGCCGAACACGCGTCATGAATTGTTTTCCGTTCATTCCATCCTTCTCCCACTACCATCAACTTTCGCATCCATGCTGCCATACGTGTTCCTCCTTAGAATGATACCCTGATAGATACGCACAAAAATGAGTGCACATCAACGGGGAGACGACATAATGTAAAATTATCAGCCGTAGAAATGGCTAACGGCAGGGCGGCCGAAGATTGTTCAGTCT is a window from the Desulfurellaceae bacterium genome containing:
- a CDS encoding type II toxin-antitoxin system HicB family antitoxin, translated to MPHTFNYPAVIERDEDGRFVVTFPDFGWGATDGATRDEALAEAKDLLRELITTTIREGRPLPIPSRASKRRPLVIPPLQIALKAALYEAYRQANISQRRLARDLNIAENEVRRMLNPDHATKASTIEAVLGHLGARISLTVDKAA